One genomic window of Candidatus Nitrosopumilus sediminis includes the following:
- the thpD gene encoding ectoine hydroxylase: MAENKFYLDSYPTRTSSESKIIQRTNSVVYCDSYDELNKEQVDFFEKNGYLIFENLFSSDEITKLFDELTSLSQDEIKKDLPQFILEETQRDVRSIFEIHKISKLYGKLCRDKRILKIAQQLLGSKVYIHQSRVNLKPGFDGKEFYWHSDFETWHSEDGMPNMRAVSCSISLTKNYEFNGPLMVIPGSHKEFVSCSGKTPDEHYKQSLKRQEIGTPQKEFLEQMVEKSKIVSAKGDAGSVIFFDCNIMHGSNGNITPYPRSNAFFVYNSIHNTLVDPFCGLNPRPTYIAEREFLPLEPVDNFLDSK, translated from the coding sequence ATGGCTGAAAATAAGTTTTATTTGGATTCTTATCCTACACGAACAAGTTCTGAATCAAAAATTATTCAAAGAACGAACTCTGTTGTATATTGTGATTCTTATGATGAATTAAATAAAGAACAAGTAGATTTTTTTGAAAAAAATGGTTATCTAATATTTGAAAATTTATTTTCTTCTGATGAGATAACTAAACTGTTTGATGAGCTTACCTCTCTTTCACAAGATGAAATAAAAAAAGATCTTCCTCAATTCATTTTAGAAGAAACACAAAGAGATGTACGTTCTATTTTTGAAATTCATAAAATTAGTAAACTATATGGCAAACTTTGTAGAGATAAGAGAATTTTAAAAATAGCACAACAACTTTTGGGAAGTAAGGTCTACATTCATCAATCCCGTGTAAACCTTAAACCTGGATTTGATGGTAAAGAATTCTATTGGCATTCTGATTTTGAAACATGGCACTCTGAGGATGGTATGCCAAACATGCGTGCTGTTTCATGTTCAATTAGTTTGACTAAAAATTATGAATTTAATGGACCCTTGATGGTAATCCCTGGTTCACATAAGGAATTTGTATCTTGCAGTGGGAAAACACCTGATGAACACTATAAGCAATCTCTAAAAAGACAGGAAATAGGCACTCCTCAAAAAGAATTTCTAGAACAAATGGTTGAAAAAAGTAAGATTGTATCTGCAAAAGGAGATGCAGGTTCAGTAATCTTTTTTGATTGTAATATTATGCATGGTTCAAACGGCAATATCACGCCTTATCCTAGAAGTAATGCCTTTTTTGTTTATAATAGCATCCATAATACCTTGGTTGATCCATTTTGTGGTTTAAATCCCAGACCTACCTAT
- a CDS encoding mechanosensitive ion channel domain-containing protein → MDSNVMYAIISIVITALVFIIIKIVEFTKFRTLLGSGKATGVIFIIIAIAEIMYVSATLKILTPAIEVVTSLSVILLFFTFVYLNKLQNAISGMSIALGRRMNVGSEIEFDKKNGKIIQIGLTKTIVELEDSRIMLIPNKKFDEEVIVINNSQKQKLYKQHKD, encoded by the coding sequence ATGGATAGTAATGTAATGTATGCAATTATTTCAATTGTAATTACCGCACTAGTTTTCATCATTATTAAAATAGTAGAATTCACAAAATTTAGAACATTATTAGGTTCAGGAAAGGCCACAGGAGTAATTTTCATAATCATCGCAATAGCTGAAATCATGTATGTTTCTGCAACACTGAAAATTCTAACCCCGGCAATAGAAGTCGTCACATCCCTCAGTGTTATTTTATTGTTTTTCACATTTGTATATTTGAACAAACTACAAAATGCAATTTCTGGTATGAGTATTGCTCTAGGAAGAAGAATGAATGTGGGAAGTGAAATCGAGTTTGACAAAAAAAATGGTAAAATAATTCAGATCGGATTGACAAAAACAATTGTTGAGTTAGAGGATTCAAGAATAATGCTTATTCCAAATAAAAAATTCGATGAAGAGGTTATAGTGATTAATAATTCACAAAAACAAAAATTATACAAACAACATAAAGATTGA
- a CDS encoding RNA-guided pseudouridylation complex pseudouridine synthase subunit Cbf5: MTLKQLENLIEIDQDITDDAYGTYYDKRTIEQLLNYGIILLDKPPGPTSHETVAWTKRLLKLPKIGHSGTLDPQVSGVLPLGLGEATKALGVLLYGPKEYHALGRVHSLPSKEKLQEVVDMFRGEIFQKPPQRSAVLRQTRTRTIYEFEIIEQKERLLLTRILCEAGTYIRKLYYDIGEILGPGATMVELRRTRVDQFSERDGLVTLHELADAFALWEEKKDDSKLMKMIKPVELALSELKSVIIRDSAVDAMCHGAQLAIPGILKISPNLKKGDIVGVYTQKGEAVALAEATMSEEEIRDATKGYAFETKRIIMAPNTYPKKWRTKPTPPKD, encoded by the coding sequence ATGACTCTAAAGCAACTAGAAAATCTAATTGAAATTGATCAGGACATCACCGATGATGCATACGGAACATATTATGACAAAAGAACAATTGAGCAATTACTAAATTATGGAATTATTCTTTTAGACAAACCGCCAGGCCCTACAAGTCATGAAACAGTAGCTTGGACTAAACGTCTACTGAAACTCCCAAAAATTGGTCACAGTGGTACACTAGATCCTCAGGTTTCTGGAGTCTTGCCTTTGGGATTGGGTGAGGCAACAAAGGCATTAGGTGTTTTACTTTATGGTCCAAAAGAATATCATGCACTAGGACGTGTTCACTCTCTTCCATCAAAAGAAAAACTGCAAGAAGTTGTAGATATGTTCAGAGGCGAAATTTTCCAAAAACCTCCTCAACGTTCTGCAGTTCTCAGACAAACTAGAACCAGAACAATTTACGAGTTTGAAATTATAGAACAAAAAGAAAGACTGCTCTTAACGAGAATCCTATGTGAGGCTGGAACTTATATCAGAAAACTATACTATGACATTGGAGAAATACTAGGGCCTGGTGCCACAATGGTTGAGCTTAGAAGAACCAGAGTTGATCAGTTCTCCGAACGCGATGGATTAGTAACACTACACGAACTTGCAGATGCATTTGCATTGTGGGAGGAGAAAAAAGATGATAGCAAACTAATGAAGATGATCAAACCTGTTGAGCTAGCACTAAGTGAATTAAAGTCTGTGATAATTCGCGATTCTGCAGTTGATGCAATGTGCCATGGTGCACAACTTGCAATTCCTGGAATCTTGAAAATTTCTCCTAATTTGAAGAAAGGAGATATTGTTGGAGTTTATACCCAAAAAGGAGAGGCAGTCGCATTAGCTGAGGCAACAATGTCTGAAGAGGAAATTCGTGATGCAACAAAAGGTTATGCATTTGAAACAAAGAGAATCATTATGGCTCCTAACACATATCCTAAAAAGTGGAGGACAAAACCCACTCCTCCAAAGGATTAA
- the ectB gene encoding diaminobutyrate--2-oxoglutarate transaminase has product MKRINTIESQVRSYCRSYPVMFDKAKGPFLFDKDENKYYDFLCGAGSLNYGHNNPILKKEIIDYLNQDGIIHSLDLTTKSKEEFLNSFSKNILATRNLNYKIQFTGPTGTNAVEAALKIARKVTGRTNIISFTNAFHGVTLGSVSATGNSHHRGGAGTSLNDVTFMPYDGYMGKKINTIDYLRRVLEDNSSGIDMPAAVILETVQGEGGINVASSKWLQSLQDLCHEFGILMIVDDIQAGCGRTGTFFSFENSGIEPDLIVLSKSISGFGLPFSLLLLKPEFDKWKPGEHNGTFRGNNMAFVTARATIDNFWTTQELEAEIAIKSNILKTRLEKIAQENISSDVEVRGKGMIYGIDCILEDLASAIQQRCFENGLILETCGSDDQVVKLLPALTINENDLIGGLNILEKSIKQVMSQSDFQKKLEDWVVQK; this is encoded by the coding sequence ATGAAACGAATCAATACAATTGAATCTCAAGTAAGATCTTACTGTAGATCTTATCCTGTAATGTTTGATAAAGCAAAAGGTCCGTTCCTCTTTGACAAAGATGAAAATAAATACTATGATTTTTTGTGTGGAGCTGGCTCATTAAATTATGGACATAATAATCCTATTTTGAAAAAAGAGATTATTGATTATTTGAATCAAGACGGAATAATTCATAGTTTAGATCTTACTACAAAATCCAAAGAAGAATTTCTGAATTCCTTTTCAAAAAATATCTTGGCAACTAGGAATCTAAATTATAAAATTCAGTTTACTGGACCTACTGGAACAAATGCAGTAGAAGCAGCACTAAAAATTGCAAGAAAAGTAACTGGTAGAACCAATATTATTTCATTTACAAATGCTTTTCATGGTGTAACTTTAGGTTCTGTATCTGCCACAGGAAATAGTCATCATAGAGGTGGTGCAGGAACATCACTAAATGATGTCACATTTATGCCCTATGATGGTTACATGGGAAAGAAAATTAACACCATTGATTACCTACGACGTGTTCTGGAGGATAATAGTAGTGGAATAGATATGCCAGCTGCAGTTATTTTGGAAACAGTCCAAGGTGAAGGTGGAATTAATGTTGCAAGCTCTAAATGGCTTCAATCATTACAAGATCTTTGTCATGAATTTGGAATCTTAATGATTGTAGATGACATTCAAGCAGGATGTGGTCGCACAGGTACCTTTTTCAGTTTTGAAAATTCAGGAATCGAGCCTGATCTTATAGTTTTGTCTAAATCCATTAGTGGGTTTGGATTACCGTTTTCATTACTTTTACTGAAACCCGAATTTGATAAATGGAAACCTGGGGAGCATAATGGAACATTCAGAGGAAACAACATGGCCTTTGTTACTGCCAGGGCTACTATTGATAATTTTTGGACTACTCAGGAATTAGAAGCAGAGATTGCAATAAAATCCAATATTTTAAAAACTAGGCTTGAAAAAATTGCTCAAGAAAATATTTCCTCTGATGTTGAAGTTCGTGGAAAAGGAATGATCTATGGAATTGATTGTATTCTAGAAGATCTGGCAAGTGCAATTCAACAAAGGTGTTTTGAAAATGGATTGATTCTTGAAACATGTGGGTCTGATGATCAAGTTGTAAAACTTCTTCCCGCCTTGACAATCAATGAAAATGATTTGATAGGGGGATTAAATATTTTGGAAAAAAGCATTAAACAAGTGATGAGTCAATCTGACTTTCAGAAAAAACTTGAAGATTGGGTTGTTCAAAAATGA
- a CDS encoding ectoine synthase, whose amino-acid sequence MIVRNIESLRGTERQIDSENWSSIRLILKDDNMGFSFHETTLYPDTETEIYYKNHLETVYCIEGTGQIQEDDGTVHNINPGTVYALDKHDKHVLRAFSKMRMICVFNPALVGPEKHDENGVYPLINPGS is encoded by the coding sequence ATGATAGTGCGAAATATTGAATCTCTTCGTGGAACAGAACGTCAAATTGATTCGGAAAATTGGTCTAGTATTAGACTGATTCTTAAAGATGATAACATGGGTTTTTCATTTCATGAAACAACTCTTTATCCTGACACTGAAACTGAAATTTACTACAAAAATCATCTTGAGACAGTATATTGTATCGAGGGAACTGGTCAGATACAAGAAGATGATGGAACTGTACACAACATAAATCCAGGCACAGTTTATGCTTTAGATAAACATGATAAACATGTTCTTAGAGCATTTTCAAAAATGAGAATGATTTGTGTGTTTAATCCTGCATTGGTTGGCCCTGAAAAACATGACGAGAATGGCGTTTATCCTTTGATCAATCCTGGATCTTGA
- a CDS encoding ParB/RepB/Spo0J family partition protein, with translation MVRKYKPTISYRLREIPIKQIKIWKEAQARKLDRENIAELAKSIKNEGLLNPPLVQKEGKNTFLLMSGQRRLAALKRLGAKKIPVHVLTKQTSYDLENAKAASVVENIHRKDMNHKEIADSCKFLTEHVGKSSAAKSMGMSIPTLNKYLGFAGVPDKLKSMVPQLLSRDEVTKLYLIIPNIAKAQKIADRISKLDSGLRKRYLQALSQSPKSSHQKLIKRAKNMRIKQNLSIKLSKTNARKLASRSNKKELTPDELALKIISDYLKRKRK, from the coding sequence ATGGTGCGAAAATACAAACCAACTATATCATACAGATTAAGAGAGATTCCAATAAAGCAGATCAAAATATGGAAAGAGGCACAGGCACGAAAGCTTGACAGAGAAAACATCGCAGAACTTGCAAAGTCAATAAAAAATGAAGGACTGTTGAATCCACCTTTGGTTCAAAAAGAAGGTAAAAACACGTTTTTGCTAATGTCAGGCCAAAGACGTTTAGCTGCATTAAAGAGATTAGGCGCCAAGAAAATACCAGTGCATGTGCTTACAAAACAGACATCATATGATCTTGAGAATGCAAAGGCCGCATCAGTAGTTGAAAATATACATAGAAAAGACATGAATCACAAAGAGATTGCAGATTCGTGTAAATTTTTGACAGAACATGTTGGAAAATCATCTGCAGCAAAATCAATGGGAATGTCTATTCCAACCCTTAACAAATATCTGGGATTTGCAGGAGTTCCAGACAAATTAAAGTCGATGGTGCCTCAATTGTTATCTCGAGATGAGGTGACAAAACTATATCTAATAATACCTAACATTGCAAAAGCACAAAAAATAGCAGATAGAATTTCCAAACTAGATTCAGGTTTACGAAAAAGATATCTTCAGGCATTATCCCAATCACCAAAATCATCGCATCAAAAGCTGATTAAACGAGCAAAGAACATGAGAATCAAACAGAATTTATCTATAAAACTATCAAAGACCAATGCAAGAAAGCTTGCATCTCGATCAAACAAAAAAGAATTGACACCAGACGAGTTGGCATTAAAAATAATTTCAGACTACCTTAAGCGCAAAAGAAAATAA
- a CDS encoding DUF5667 domain-containing protein produces the protein MNQYSITALLTISLLIMTIPSIYAQSIDDLPEPGTTPDSFVYGFKKAFEGLDLAFTFNQNDKVTKHLKFAELRLSEANAMVQKGMPEQVDDLTKDYEKQVSDAKKIADSASKAADKASLTEDIVSASSKHVEVLTELKDTLPEQAQLRIQVIIDNSKKDIGIAMKELSNYADAMEKSEEMKKTAEDHKSNSTGTEKQDVEYKDDAMVKSEEMKKTAEDYKP, from the coding sequence ATGAATCAATATAGCATCACAGCATTACTTACTATTTCATTATTGATAATGACAATTCCTAGTATCTATGCTCAAAGTATTGATGATCTACCTGAACCTGGAACCACTCCTGACTCATTTGTATATGGATTCAAAAAAGCATTTGAAGGATTAGACTTGGCATTTACATTTAATCAAAACGATAAAGTTACAAAACATCTGAAATTTGCAGAACTTCGACTAAGTGAAGCAAATGCAATGGTTCAAAAAGGAATGCCTGAACAAGTTGACGATTTAACAAAAGACTATGAAAAACAAGTATCTGATGCAAAGAAAATTGCAGACTCTGCATCAAAAGCTGCAGACAAGGCATCTTTAACTGAAGATATAGTGTCTGCATCATCCAAACATGTGGAAGTTCTAACTGAACTCAAAGACACACTTCCAGAACAAGCACAATTAAGAATCCAAGTGATAATCGATAATTCTAAAAAAGACATTGGTATTGCAATGAAAGAACTCTCAAACTATGCTGATGCTATGGAAAAATCAGAAGAAATGAAAAAAACAGCTGAAGATCATAAATCCAACTCTACAGGAACAGAGAAACAAGATGTTGAGTACAAAGATGATGCCATGGTAAAGTCAGAAGAAATGAAAAAAACAGCTGAAGATTACAAACCATAA
- the ectA gene encoding diaminobutyrate acetyltransferase has translation MSSIIFREPLVSDADSIWNLVNSNKPLDENSKYLYVLLCHQFSKTCVVAESDSKIIGFLSGFISPKNPDTLFVWQAAVDDEFRNKGIAKELVLKALSQTDPTVQFVEATVTPSNKASLKFLQNFASQLDADFTKSPLFSTEILGHNHEPEDLIRIGPIQKSLLEVTA, from the coding sequence ATGTCTTCAATTATTTTCAGAGAACCATTAGTAAGCGATGCTGATTCCATATGGAATTTGGTAAATTCTAACAAACCTCTTGATGAAAATTCAAAATATCTTTATGTTTTGCTTTGCCATCAATTTTCAAAAACCTGTGTAGTTGCAGAATCTGATTCTAAAATCATTGGTTTTCTTTCCGGCTTCATTTCTCCAAAAAATCCTGACACTCTATTTGTTTGGCAGGCCGCAGTAGATGATGAGTTCAGAAATAAAGGAATAGCAAAAGAACTTGTCTTAAAAGCATTATCTCAAACAGATCCCACTGTACAGTTTGTTGAGGCCACAGTCACTCCTTCTAACAAGGCATCCTTGAAATTTTTACAGAATTTTGCCTCTCAACTTGACGCTGACTTTACAAAATCACCTTTGTTTTCAACTGAAATCTTGGGACATAATCATGAGCCTGAAGATTTGATACGAATTGGCCCAATACAAAAAAGTCTTTTGGAGGTTACTGCATGA